In Halosegnis marinus, one genomic interval encodes:
- a CDS encoding geranylgeranyl reductase family protein: MTTHSVDVAIVGAGTSGCYAAATLADEGYDVVIVERKDAEEAGHIACGDALKGANNFPDAIPKSTLEPAFTNTEVDHGRFEAPRQGVELDIPVPGELAVIDRWEYGRIIIDAADRAGADFHYDTVVQDVRQEDGRVTGLTAMRKGEAVTYEAEMVIDGAGALSILQDKADFSEATFDTNVRYSQFSSAYREVLEVEEPVEWSDALVFKPTKRSAGYLWYFPRTPTEINVGLGFQMSEEPMKLVDDLREDISRRPEFEGAEVVDKLGAALPTRRTYDSATAPGYIAAGDSAAHVNPISGGGIAGAAYAGKYAAEQAMEAIENDATGDEAALWEYNSRVMDHFGGRYAALDVYNIFSTAYEIDDLAALAGALPGKQIADALYSGSSGVSPVLALKTLWKARGHLGTMFDLYSTKGLADRLLAHYEEYPSHPDGFEAWRTERDSIMDDVYAETGAEPKY, from the coding sequence ATGACCACACACTCCGTCGACGTCGCCATCGTGGGGGCGGGGACCAGCGGCTGTTACGCGGCCGCGACGCTCGCCGACGAGGGCTACGACGTCGTCATCGTCGAGCGGAAGGACGCCGAGGAGGCGGGCCACATCGCCTGCGGGGACGCGCTGAAGGGGGCGAACAACTTCCCCGACGCCATCCCGAAATCGACGCTCGAACCCGCCTTCACCAACACCGAGGTGGACCACGGCCGGTTCGAGGCCCCCCGGCAGGGCGTCGAACTCGACATCCCCGTGCCCGGCGAGCTCGCCGTCATCGACCGCTGGGAGTACGGGCGCATCATCATCGACGCCGCCGACCGTGCGGGCGCCGACTTCCACTACGACACCGTCGTCCAGGACGTGCGACAGGAGGACGGCCGCGTCACGGGGTTGACCGCGATGCGGAAGGGCGAGGCCGTCACCTACGAGGCCGAGATGGTCATCGACGGCGCGGGCGCGCTCTCCATCCTGCAGGACAAGGCCGACTTCTCCGAGGCGACGTTCGACACGAACGTCCGCTACTCGCAGTTCTCCTCGGCGTACCGCGAGGTGCTGGAGGTCGAGGAGCCGGTCGAGTGGTCCGACGCGCTCGTGTTCAAGCCGACCAAGCGCTCGGCGGGCTACCTGTGGTACTTCCCGCGCACGCCGACCGAGATCAACGTCGGCCTCGGCTTCCAGATGAGCGAGGAGCCGATGAAGCTCGTGGACGACTTACGCGAGGACATCAGCCGGCGGCCCGAGTTCGAGGGCGCGGAGGTCGTGGACAAGCTCGGCGCGGCGCTGCCCACCCGCCGGACGTACGACTCCGCGACCGCGCCCGGATACATCGCAGCCGGCGACTCGGCCGCACACGTCAACCCCATCTCCGGGGGCGGCATCGCCGGGGCCGCGTACGCCGGCAAGTACGCCGCCGAGCAGGCGATGGAGGCCATCGAGAACGACGCGACGGGCGACGAGGCCGCGCTGTGGGAGTACAACAGCCGGGTGATGGACCACTTCGGCGGGCGCTACGCCGCGCTCGACGTGTACAACATCTTCTCGACGGCCTACGAGATAGACGACCTCGCGGCGCTGGCCGGCGCGCTCCCGGGCAAGCAGATCGCCGACGCGCTCTACTCCGGGTCGTCGGGCGTTTCGCCGGTGCTCGCGCTCAAGACGCTGTGGAAGGCGCGCGGCCACCTCGGCACGATGTTCGACCTCTACTCGACGAAGGGGCTCGCCGACCGCCTGCTGGCCCACTACGAGGAGTACCCCTCGCACCCCGACGGCTTCGAGGCGTGGCGCACGGAACGCGACTCCATCATGGACGACGTGTACGCGGAGACCGGCGCGGAGCCGAAGTACTGA
- a CDS encoding 2Fe-2S iron-sulfur cluster-binding protein translates to MTEYEVEFVGTGETITCSDKRTILSRCLEEGIAQEYSCRVGMCLACSAEIIEGEVEQTVVTKRGFTEEEAEKYALTCMARPQSDLKLDRGKYPPSIEDADAVEDAGSAFADD, encoded by the coding sequence ATGACCGAGTACGAGGTCGAGTTCGTCGGGACGGGCGAGACCATCACCTGCTCCGACAAGCGGACCATCCTCTCGCGGTGTCTGGAGGAGGGTATCGCCCAGGAGTACTCCTGCCGCGTCGGCATGTGTCTCGCCTGCTCGGCGGAGATAATCGAGGGTGAGGTCGAACAGACCGTCGTGACGAAGCGCGGCTTCACCGAGGAGGAGGCCGAGAAGTACGCGCTGACGTGTATGGCCCGCCCGCAGTCCGACCTGAAGCTCGACCGCGGGAAGTACCCGCCGAGTATCGAGGACGCGGATGCCGTGGAGGACGCCGGCTCCGCGTTCGCGGACGACTAG
- a CDS encoding DUF7344 domain-containing protein — translation MSATAGGTAATEEPSVGEPEESAPADLTPDETFELLSNHRRRYAIHHLKRVEDTDIGGLSRQIAAWENDTEPAEVTSAERKRVYTSLQQFHLPKLDEKGVVEFDERAGEVALSDAAENLDLYLEVVQGKDIPWSQYYLGLAAVNVGLLAAVGANAWPFVLLPDLAWGVFAVTTLAISAAVHTYYNHSMQLGRGESPPAHDA, via the coding sequence GTGAGCGCGACCGCCGGGGGAACGGCCGCGACCGAGGAGCCGAGCGTCGGCGAGCCCGAGGAGTCCGCGCCCGCGGACCTCACGCCCGACGAGACGTTCGAGCTGCTGAGCAACCACCGCCGGCGGTACGCCATCCACCACCTGAAGCGCGTGGAGGACACGGACATCGGCGGGCTGTCGCGGCAGATCGCCGCCTGGGAGAACGACACCGAGCCGGCGGAGGTGACGAGCGCGGAGCGAAAGCGGGTGTACACCTCGCTCCAGCAGTTCCACCTGCCGAAGCTCGACGAGAAGGGCGTCGTGGAGTTCGACGAGCGCGCCGGCGAGGTGGCGCTGTCGGACGCCGCGGAGAACCTCGACCTCTACCTGGAGGTCGTCCAGGGGAAGGACATCCCGTGGAGCCAGTACTACCTCGGGCTCGCGGCCGTGAACGTCGGCCTGCTCGCGGCCGTCGGCGCGAACGCGTGGCCGTTCGTCCTTCTGCCGGACCTCGCGTGGGGCGTCTTCGCCGTCACGACGCTCGCCATCTCCGCGGCCGTCCACACGTACTACAACCACTCGATGCAGCTCGGGCGGGGCGAGAGCCCGCCGGCACACGACGCCTGA
- a CDS encoding DUF1102 domain-containing protein: MNRKAALTLVLACAVAATVLPSAAAPWSDTVNEDLTLQPTTGPNGAYAYYEDEELVLGFGAANPNVEGEGVPADTVTPFDRVFVVTNTDEDPGRVWLTADTDAVLFYNDTDPTDSVTGEANAVVLAPGESLTVGVLVDATDERVEATREFTLHAEPVESGTERTETPGTPVETETPTATSTATPTSTATPTPTSTATGTDTPAGATDVGTSTPTPTPTDTPAGETGTAGTDGDTATPTPEQSQGAFGLPPLALSLGGVGLLGALGIVILLRSGLLA, translated from the coding sequence GTGAACAGGAAGGCCGCACTGACACTCGTACTCGCCTGCGCCGTCGCCGCGACGGTGCTCCCGTCAGCCGCGGCACCGTGGAGCGACACCGTCAACGAGGACCTCACGCTCCAGCCCACGACGGGCCCGAACGGCGCGTACGCGTATTACGAGGACGAGGAACTCGTGCTCGGCTTCGGCGCGGCGAACCCGAACGTCGAGGGTGAGGGCGTGCCCGCGGACACGGTGACGCCGTTCGACCGCGTGTTCGTGGTCACGAACACCGACGAGGACCCCGGGCGGGTGTGGCTCACGGCCGACACGGACGCGGTCCTGTTCTACAACGACACGGACCCGACCGACTCCGTGACCGGCGAGGCGAACGCGGTCGTGCTGGCACCGGGCGAGAGCCTGACCGTCGGCGTGCTCGTGGACGCGACGGACGAGCGCGTCGAGGCGACGAGGGAGTTCACCCTCCACGCCGAGCCGGTCGAATCGGGAACCGAACGCACGGAAACGCCAGGCACGCCGGTCGAGACGGAGACGCCCACGGCCACGTCGACGGCGACACCCACGTCGACGGCGACGCCCACACCGACCTCCACGGCCACCGGGACGGACACGCCGGCCGGGGCGACGGACGTCGGGACGTCGACACCCACGCCGACGCCGACCGACACGCCGGCCGGCGAGACCGGAACGGCCGGTACCGACGGCGATACGGCGACGCCCACGCCCGAACAGTCGCAGGGGGCGTTCGGCCTGCCGCCGCTCGCCCTGTCGCTGGGCGGCGTCGGGCTGCTCGGCGCTCTCGGAATCGTTATCCTGCTCCGTTCCGGCTTGCTCGCGTGA
- a CDS encoding signal peptidase I — MKRGLVRGGELLVVCFVLAMVAGQLLGQPVLLSYVTTGSMSPTLDPGEGFVAVPSAVADVEEGDVVTFRAEELNGGGLTTHRVVGETERGYVTKGDANPFTDQDGDEPPVKESQIVAVAWQPGGQVLAVPFVGTLVEGSRMALAGTQRRLAAALGTRSLLGTTGLAYLVFALSVVWYLVEAYRDRGAGRERTRDRSRDDGFDPRVVVALLALVVVASATAAMVVPAGAQKYGVVSAESDAPGPRVIETGTEETVTYPVGNGGVIPVVSFLEPGSEGVAVEPGEVSVGPRAVRNATVTLSAPPETGYYRRFVVEHRYLALLPRSHIRALYGVHPWLPLVAIDALLAGSFYAVGTAMVGSGRVRSRKREGRNTGLLGGILP, encoded by the coding sequence ATGAAACGGGGGCTCGTTCGGGGGGGTGAGCTGTTGGTCGTCTGCTTCGTCCTCGCGATGGTGGCGGGACAGTTGCTCGGCCAGCCCGTGCTCTTGAGCTACGTGACTACCGGGAGCATGTCGCCGACGCTCGACCCCGGAGAGGGGTTCGTCGCCGTTCCCTCGGCGGTCGCCGACGTCGAGGAGGGCGACGTGGTGACGTTCCGCGCCGAGGAACTCAACGGCGGCGGCCTCACCACTCACCGGGTCGTCGGCGAGACGGAGCGCGGCTACGTGACGAAGGGCGACGCCAACCCCTTCACCGACCAGGACGGCGACGAGCCGCCCGTCAAGGAGAGTCAGATCGTCGCCGTCGCGTGGCAGCCGGGCGGGCAGGTGCTCGCGGTGCCGTTTGTCGGCACGCTCGTCGAGGGGTCGCGCATGGCGCTCGCGGGGACCCAGCGCCGGCTCGCGGCCGCGCTCGGCACCCGCTCGCTGCTCGGGACGACGGGGCTCGCGTACCTCGTCTTCGCGCTCTCCGTCGTCTGGTACCTCGTCGAGGCGTACCGCGACCGCGGCGCGGGCCGCGAGCGGACGCGCGACCGGTCGCGCGACGACGGCTTCGACCCGCGGGTCGTCGTCGCCCTGCTCGCGCTCGTCGTCGTCGCCTCGGCGACGGCTGCGATGGTCGTCCCCGCGGGCGCACAGAAGTACGGCGTCGTCAGCGCCGAGAGCGACGCGCCCGGCCCGCGCGTCATCGAGACGGGTACCGAGGAGACGGTCACCTACCCGGTGGGCAACGGCGGCGTGATTCCCGTCGTCTCCTTCCTCGAACCCGGAAGCGAGGGGGTGGCGGTCGAACCGGGCGAGGTCAGCGTCGGCCCGCGGGCGGTGCGGAACGCGACCGTGACCCTCTCCGCGCCGCCGGAGACGGGCTACTACCGGCGGTTCGTCGTCGAGCACCGCTACCTCGCGCTGCTCCCGCGGAGCCACATCCGGGCGCTGTACGGCGTCCACCCGTGGCTCCCGCTCGTCGCCATCGACGCCCTGCTCGCCGGTTCGTTCTACGCGGTCGGGACGGCGATGGTCGGCTCCGGCCGCGTCCGGTCGCGCAAGCGCGAGGGGCGGAACACGGGCCTCCTCGGGGGGATACTGCCGTGA
- a CDS encoding DUF5305 domain-containing protein, translating to MTDAELRARRLLADNLAVVALVVLVVAGAGAFLTYDAHLADETTTETETVVVYETVPAFTHGATVRRENPVFEVGTRLEERGQYYTRIAPVVDGEFRFTYVADDGDTTVRLAADRVIRAVAEDGTVLWEQRRALDTAEATGLAPGETATVPYRVNVSELQSRVDNVTEALGTGGSGVETVVAVEVRMTGTVGGERVNTTRTHDLELSAGDGTYSATGNASGTTERRERVRTVPAEAGPLAATGGPVLLALGLLGGGALAVGRRRGLVEVSDAERARLAFAGERAEFDEWITAAELPDSAVGDPADHIRVADLEGLVDVAIDTDGRVIEDESRGGFFVVSGDRTYRYDRPAPADGDDPLEPAIRRVED from the coding sequence GTGACCGACGCCGAACTCCGCGCCCGGCGGCTGCTCGCGGACAACCTCGCCGTCGTCGCGCTCGTCGTGCTCGTCGTCGCGGGCGCGGGGGCGTTCCTCACCTACGACGCCCACCTCGCCGACGAGACGACGACCGAGACGGAGACGGTCGTCGTCTACGAGACCGTGCCCGCCTTCACCCACGGCGCGACGGTCCGCCGCGAGAACCCCGTCTTCGAGGTCGGGACGCGGCTGGAGGAGCGGGGCCAGTACTACACCCGTATCGCGCCCGTCGTCGACGGGGAGTTCCGGTTCACCTACGTCGCGGACGACGGCGACACGACCGTCCGGCTGGCGGCGGACCGGGTCATCCGCGCCGTCGCCGAGGACGGCACCGTCCTGTGGGAACAGCGCCGGGCGCTCGACACCGCGGAGGCGACCGGCCTCGCCCCCGGCGAGACGGCGACGGTCCCCTACCGCGTGAACGTCTCCGAACTCCAGTCGCGGGTCGACAACGTCACCGAGGCGCTCGGCACCGGCGGCTCCGGCGTCGAGACGGTCGTCGCCGTCGAGGTCCGCATGACCGGCACCGTCGGCGGGGAGCGCGTCAACACGACGCGGACGCACGACCTCGAACTGTCGGCCGGGGACGGGACGTACAGCGCCACGGGCAACGCCTCGGGAACGACGGAGCGCCGCGAGCGCGTTCGCACCGTCCCCGCCGAGGCCGGCCCCCTCGCCGCGACGGGCGGCCCGGTCCTGCTCGCCCTCGGCCTGCTCGGTGGCGGCGCGCTCGCCGTCGGACGGCGTCGCGGTCTCGTCGAGGTGAGCGACGCCGAGCGCGCGCGCCTCGCCTTCGCCGGGGAGCGCGCGGAGTTCGACGAGTGGATAACCGCCGCCGAGCTCCCCGACTCCGCGGTCGGCGACCCGGCCGACCACATCCGCGTCGCCGACCTCGAAGGGCTGGTGGACGTGGCCATCGACACGGACGGTCGGGTCATCGAGGACGAGTCGCGCGGCGGCTTCTTCGTGGTGAGCGGCGACCGGACGTACCGCTACGACCGGCCGGCACCGGCGGACGGGGACGACCCGCTCGAACCCGCGATACGCCGCGTCGAGGACTGA
- a CDS encoding amidase — protein sequence MDTYRSAVAVADAVKAGDLSPVALVDAMLERIEARGTNAYITVIAEEAREAAREAERAAEAGEDLGPLHGVPLALKDLYAHKAGVRTTFGAKPFADHVPEESALITERLEAAGAVPLGKTNTPEFGHKPRTDNELVGPTGTPFAPDRIAGGSSGGSAAALADGLATIATGSDVGGSLRVPASCCHVVSVKPSFGLIPSARRPDAFSSHTPTGVVGPMARSVEDLAVMLDVLVGPDDGDPFSVPAPDADYRGATERPTAEVSVAYSPDLDLFTVEEAVTDAVGDAVDALADAGATVEEVAVEGPAKGDLNHAFSVQATAKFATLAREIDEEHGVDLAAPDCEVSDSLKATVAVGRGHEAVEHNVQNVVRTGMYDAVNDAIGDHDALVCPTLAVPPFPLSEPDPTEIAGEPANGTLTDWSLPWVFNVTGHPVVSVPAGLTDEGLPVGLQVVGRRYDEESLLAVAAAFERANPWADTYPGA from the coding sequence ATGGACACCTACCGGAGCGCCGTCGCCGTCGCCGACGCGGTGAAGGCCGGCGACCTGTCGCCCGTCGCGCTCGTCGACGCGATGCTCGAACGTATCGAGGCGCGCGGGACGAACGCCTACATCACCGTCATCGCCGAGGAGGCGCGTGAGGCCGCACGGGAGGCCGAACGCGCCGCGGAGGCGGGCGAGGACCTCGGCCCGCTCCACGGCGTTCCCCTCGCGCTGAAGGACCTCTACGCGCACAAGGCCGGCGTCCGCACGACGTTCGGCGCGAAGCCGTTCGCCGACCACGTGCCGGAGGAGTCGGCGCTCATCACCGAGCGGCTGGAGGCCGCGGGCGCGGTGCCGCTCGGCAAGACGAACACGCCCGAGTTCGGCCACAAGCCCCGCACGGACAACGAACTCGTCGGCCCCACCGGAACCCCGTTCGCCCCGGACCGCATCGCGGGCGGGTCGTCGGGCGGGAGCGCGGCGGCGCTCGCGGACGGCCTGGCGACGATAGCGACGGGGTCGGACGTGGGCGGGTCGCTCCGCGTCCCCGCCTCCTGTTGTCACGTCGTCTCGGTGAAGCCCTCGTTCGGGCTGATACCGAGCGCGCGCCGCCCGGACGCCTTCTCCTCGCACACCCCGACGGGCGTCGTCGGCCCCATGGCGCGGTCGGTCGAGGACCTCGCCGTGATGCTCGACGTGCTCGTCGGGCCGGACGACGGCGACCCGTTCTCCGTGCCCGCGCCCGACGCCGACTACCGCGGCGCGACGGAGCGACCGACGGCGGAGGTATCGGTCGCGTACTCGCCCGACCTCGACCTGTTCACCGTCGAGGAGGCGGTGACCGACGCGGTCGGGGACGCGGTGGACGCGCTCGCCGACGCGGGCGCGACCGTCGAGGAGGTCGCGGTCGAGGGGCCCGCGAAGGGCGACCTCAACCACGCCTTCTCCGTGCAGGCGACGGCGAAGTTCGCCACGCTGGCGCGAGAGATCGACGAGGAGCACGGCGTCGACCTCGCCGCCCCCGACTGCGAGGTGTCCGACTCGCTGAAGGCGACGGTCGCCGTCGGACGGGGCCACGAGGCCGTCGAGCACAACGTCCAGAACGTCGTCCGGACCGGGATGTACGACGCGGTGAACGACGCCATCGGCGACCACGACGCGCTCGTCTGCCCGACGCTCGCCGTCCCCCCGTTCCCGCTCTCGGAGCCGGACCCGACGGAGATAGCCGGCGAACCCGCCAACGGCACGCTCACGGACTGGTCGCTCCCGTGGGTGTTCAACGTCACCGGCCACCCCGTCGTCTCCGTGCCGGCGGGGCTGACCGACGAGGGCCTCCCCGTCGGACTGCAGGTCGTCGGCCGGCGCTACGACGAGGAGTCGCTCCTGGCCGTGGCGGCCGCCTTCGAGCGCGCGAACCCGTGGGCCGACACGTATCCGGGCGCGTAG
- a CDS encoding NAD(P)/FAD-dependent oxidoreductase → MSDTPEYEVTVVGGGPAGLTTALYTTRLGHDTAMINRGGGRAAMMLDTHNVIGVPEEVSGNEFLQTAREQIEEYGADYHQDFVSDIERREDGRFDVTAGNVEVVTEHVVLATGFSDVRPDPPLPRTGRGLHWCLHCDAYMFVDQPVFVMGVGESAAAVAMIMLNFTDEVSLLTRGDEPEWSEETQRQLDGHPVEVVHEEIESMEKGEDGWLESFTFADGTTREFRGGFPMYGSDYNTALAESLGAELNDDGTIAVDDHGQTSADGVFAVGDVTPGHNQIPTAMGEGARCGIQNHYDLRTFPMSVEELDEHGGSAPEGAAPGVSDRLRERAREHNANAAAPPVEEGEPEPADD, encoded by the coding sequence ATGTCCGACACTCCGGAGTACGAGGTCACGGTCGTCGGGGGCGGCCCCGCCGGACTCACGACCGCGCTGTACACGACGCGGCTGGGCCACGACACCGCGATGATAAACCGCGGCGGCGGCCGCGCGGCGATGATGCTCGACACCCACAACGTCATCGGCGTCCCCGAGGAGGTGTCGGGCAACGAGTTCCTCCAGACGGCGCGCGAGCAGATCGAGGAGTACGGCGCCGACTACCACCAGGACTTCGTGAGCGACATCGAGCGGCGCGAGGACGGCCGCTTCGACGTGACCGCCGGGAACGTCGAGGTCGTCACCGAGCACGTCGTGCTCGCGACGGGCTTCTCGGACGTGCGCCCGGACCCGCCGCTACCGCGCACGGGCCGCGGGCTCCACTGGTGTCTCCACTGCGACGCGTACATGTTCGTGGACCAGCCCGTCTTCGTGATGGGCGTCGGCGAGTCGGCCGCCGCGGTCGCCATGATAATGCTCAACTTCACCGACGAGGTGAGCCTGCTGACGCGCGGCGACGAGCCGGAGTGGTCCGAGGAGACGCAGCGCCAGCTCGACGGCCACCCCGTCGAGGTCGTCCACGAGGAGATCGAGTCCATGGAGAAGGGCGAGGACGGCTGGCTGGAGTCGTTCACCTTCGCGGACGGCACGACACGGGAGTTCCGCGGCGGCTTCCCGATGTACGGGAGCGACTACAACACGGCGCTCGCCGAGTCGCTCGGCGCGGAGCTGAACGACGACGGCACCATCGCCGTGGACGACCACGGGCAGACCTCGGCGGACGGGGTCTTCGCCGTCGGCGACGTGACGCCCGGCCACAACCAGATTCCCACCGCGATGGGCGAGGGCGCGCGCTGCGGCATCCAGAACCACTACGACCTGCGGACGTTCCCGATGTCCGTCGAGGAGCTCGACGAACACGGCGGCTCGGCCCCCGAGGGCGCCGCCCCCGGCGTCTCCGACCGCCTCCGCGAGCGGGCCCGCGAGCACAACGCGAACGCGGCCGCGCCGCCCGTCGAGGAGGGCGAGCCCGAACCCGCGGACGACTGA
- a CDS encoding SHOCT domain-containing protein: protein MVDSDRLVDSYLAHVIAVGLAAVGVAGLLAGALTTSGFWFWLFYLLVWGSFLDTLSDDEAFWRDAMGMVDDDSEPEPTPGADPVETLKRRYADGDIDDAEFDARLDRLLDTPDTLAELEAERG from the coding sequence ATGGTCGATTCGGACCGGCTCGTGGACTCGTATCTGGCGCACGTCATCGCCGTCGGCCTCGCCGCGGTGGGCGTCGCCGGCCTGCTCGCCGGCGCGCTCACGACGAGCGGGTTCTGGTTCTGGCTGTTCTACCTGCTCGTGTGGGGCTCCTTCCTCGACACGCTGTCCGACGACGAGGCCTTCTGGCGCGACGCGATGGGGATGGTCGACGACGACTCGGAGCCGGAACCGACCCCCGGGGCGGACCCCGTCGAGACGCTGAAGCGGCGCTACGCCGACGGCGACATCGACGACGCGGAGTTCGACGCGCGGCTCGACCGCCTGCTCGACACCCCGGACACGCTCGCCGAACTGGAGGCCGAGCGCGGGTAG
- a CDS encoding DUF7110 family protein: MTSRVFRLHSTLELPLDDVHRFFDEEVELPVEIEDVEITRRNNTLIIKAVSAEDNISKYTPTAQLKASVTENRVYENEDGEWVEEPPEETEPSFGGGDDGEGPSWGSLAAAEEEEPEINSKLREYACFKGDRETVLQNTALQYPMFEVLCDLARFAGRGELTAIAAVDDELEAHRIVEGEDRAATIEIVEDPRERDADHAVQWRDNKFIN; encoded by the coding sequence ATGACAAGCCGCGTATTCAGACTCCACTCGACGCTCGAACTCCCGCTCGACGACGTTCATCGCTTCTTCGACGAGGAGGTCGAGCTCCCCGTGGAGATAGAGGACGTCGAGATAACGCGACGGAACAACACGCTCATCATCAAGGCCGTCTCGGCCGAGGACAACATCTCGAAGTACACGCCGACGGCCCAGCTGAAGGCCAGCGTGACGGAGAACCGCGTGTACGAGAACGAGGACGGCGAGTGGGTGGAGGAGCCGCCCGAGGAGACGGAGCCGAGCTTCGGCGGCGGCGACGACGGCGAGGGCCCCTCGTGGGGCTCGCTCGCGGCCGCCGAGGAGGAGGAGCCGGAGATCAACTCCAAGCTCCGCGAGTACGCCTGCTTCAAGGGCGACCGCGAGACGGTGCTCCAGAACACCGCCCTGCAGTATCCCATGTTCGAGGTGCTGTGTGACCTCGCGCGCTTCGCCGGCCGCGGCGAACTCACCGCCATCGCGGCGGTCGACGACGAGCTCGAAGCCCACCGCATCGTGGAGGGCGAGGACCGCGCCGCCACCATCGAGATCGTCGAGGACCCCCGCGAGCGGGACGCCGACCACGCCGTGCAGTGGCGCGACAACAAGTTCATCAACTGA
- a CDS encoding phosphoadenosine phosphosulfate reductase family protein translates to MSQFPDYVDVDYTDGEGESPDDYPSIEHKLEKALEVVETGLREYENPAVMWTGGKDSTLTLYFVKEVVERYDDLELPPTVFIDHFQHFDELMDFVEHWADEWDLEVVYARNTDVGDYVDENGLTPGDDIPIDALSEHNQHHVRNILEYEEESFPFLLDTYVGNHLLKTVALNDALEEYDIDGIISGIRWDEQEARADETFFSPRHDPDIYPPHDRIQPILQFKEADVWDAFWYFVVPETVEGYPEDGYVPQDYDDLPNGLTHEDIPVSPKYFAGFRSLGSEISTDKSADEPAWLQDMENTTERAGRAQDKEDLMERLRDLGYM, encoded by the coding sequence ATGAGCCAGTTCCCGGACTACGTGGACGTCGATTACACGGACGGCGAGGGCGAGTCCCCCGACGACTACCCGAGCATCGAGCACAAGCTCGAGAAGGCGCTGGAGGTCGTCGAGACCGGCCTGCGCGAGTACGAGAACCCCGCGGTGATGTGGACCGGCGGGAAGGACTCGACGCTGACGCTGTACTTCGTGAAGGAGGTCGTCGAGCGGTACGACGACCTCGAACTGCCGCCGACGGTGTTCATCGACCACTTCCAGCACTTCGACGAGCTGATGGACTTCGTCGAGCACTGGGCCGACGAGTGGGACCTCGAAGTCGTGTACGCGCGCAACACCGACGTGGGCGACTACGTGGACGAGAACGGGCTCACCCCCGGCGACGACATCCCCATCGACGCGCTCTCCGAGCACAACCAACACCACGTGCGGAACATCCTGGAGTACGAGGAGGAGTCGTTCCCGTTCCTGCTCGACACCTACGTCGGGAACCACCTCCTGAAGACCGTCGCGCTCAACGACGCGCTGGAGGAGTACGACATCGACGGCATCATCTCCGGCATCCGCTGGGACGAACAGGAGGCGCGCGCCGACGAGACGTTCTTCTCGCCCCGCCACGACCCGGACATCTACCCGCCCCACGACCGCATCCAGCCCATCCTGCAGTTCAAGGAGGCGGACGTGTGGGACGCCTTCTGGTACTTCGTCGTCCCGGAGACGGTCGAGGGCTACCCGGAGGACGGCTACGTGCCGCAGGACTACGACGACCTGCCGAACGGGCTGACCCACGAGGACATCCCCGTCTCGCCCAAGTACTTCGCCGGGTTCCGCTCGCTCGGCTCCGAGATATCGACCGACAAGTCCGCCGACGAGCCCGCGTGGCTCCAGGACATGGAGAACACGACCGAGCGCGCCGGCCGCGCCCAGGACAAGGAGGACCTGATGGAGCGGCTGCGCGACCTCGGCTACATGTAG
- a CDS encoding DUF7333 family protein, producing MEFDRTTTAAAFVAFVAVCVVALILAPIPMATGTILMMVAPSMLVFGLVCLALGARYGEHRAGTA from the coding sequence ATGGAGTTCGACCGAACCACCACGGCCGCGGCGTTCGTCGCGTTCGTCGCCGTCTGTGTCGTCGCGCTGATACTCGCCCCGATACCGATGGCGACGGGGACGATACTGATGATGGTCGCGCCGTCGATGCTCGTCTTCGGGCTGGTGTGTCTCGCGCTGGGGGCGCGCTACGGCGAACACCGCGCGGGGACGGCCTGA